One window of Staphylococcus chromogenes genomic DNA carries:
- a CDS encoding 5'-3' exonuclease: MNKKILLIDGMALLFRHFYATSVHKQYMRNSEGTPTNGTQGFVRHVYTAIQLAQPTHIAICWDMGKSTFRNELFEDYKNNRPEPPEELKPQFDHVKQISEALEFHNIGILNFEADDVMGTMARHYTQEDDAKVIIITGDRDLLQCVSDQVEVWLIKKGFTEYLKYTHDVFYNQYQLQPHQLVDIKAFMGDTADGYPGVKGIGEKTAIKLIQQYGSVEHVLENLSELTPGQQKKISSHIEDLKLSKQLARIEVNVPLDYDELEQHTRYHHDIEKALQICAAHELKVSYKYIKSLYQ; the protein is encoded by the coding sequence ATGAACAAAAAAATCTTATTAATTGATGGCATGGCACTTTTATTCAGACATTTTTACGCCACAAGTGTGCACAAACAGTATATGAGAAATTCTGAAGGAACACCTACAAATGGGACACAAGGATTTGTACGCCATGTTTATACAGCGATTCAATTAGCACAACCTACACATATCGCAATTTGTTGGGATATGGGGAAATCTACGTTCCGCAATGAACTTTTTGAGGATTATAAAAACAATCGTCCGGAGCCTCCAGAGGAACTTAAACCTCAATTCGATCATGTTAAACAAATTTCAGAAGCACTCGAATTCCACAATATTGGCATTTTGAATTTTGAAGCAGATGATGTCATGGGAACAATGGCTCGTCATTATACGCAAGAAGACGACGCAAAAGTTATTATCATTACAGGTGATCGAGATTTACTTCAATGTGTTTCAGACCAAGTTGAAGTATGGTTGATTAAGAAAGGCTTTACAGAGTACCTCAAATACACGCATGATGTATTTTACAATCAATATCAACTTCAACCCCATCAACTTGTAGACATCAAAGCGTTTATGGGAGATACAGCAGATGGCTACCCAGGGGTAAAAGGCATAGGGGAGAAAACAGCCATTAAATTAATTCAACAGTATGGTTCAGTCGAGCATGTTCTCGAAAATCTATCAGAACTGACACCGGGCCAACAAAAGAAAATTTCTAGTCATATCGAGGATTTAAAACTTTCTAAACAATTGGCCAGAATTGAAGTGAATGTTCCTCTCGATTATGATGAACTTGAACAACATACCCGTTATCATCATGACATTGAAAAAGCGTTACAAATTTGCGCGGCACATGAACTGAAAGTTTCTTACAAATATATAAAATCTTTATATCAATAA
- the brxA gene encoding bacilliredoxin BrxA codes for MNAYDAYMKELATQMRSELTDNGFKSLESDQAVEDYMNTVNEDETTFVVINSTCGCAAGLARPAAVAVAEQNEKKPTHKVTVFAGQDKEATAKMRDYIQQVPSSPSYALFKGNQLVHFIPREHIEGRDINDIAMDIKDAFDTHCDA; via the coding sequence ATGAATGCTTATGATGCATATATGAAAGAACTTGCGACACAAATGCGCTCAGAATTAACAGATAATGGGTTTAAAAGTCTTGAATCCGATCAAGCCGTGGAGGACTATATGAACACTGTCAATGAAGATGAAACGACATTCGTTGTCATTAATTCTACATGTGGCTGTGCTGCTGGTCTTGCTCGCCCTGCGGCTGTTGCCGTTGCGGAACAAAACGAGAAAAAGCCTACGCACAAAGTCACTGTATTTGCAGGCCAAGACAAAGAAGCGACAGCTAAGATGCGTGACTATATTCAACAAGTCCCTTCTAGCCCATCATATGCCTTATTTAAAGGCAACCAATTAGTCCATTTTATCCCTCGTGAACATATCGAAGGCAGAGATATCAATGACATTGCCATGGATATCAAAGATGCGTTTGATACGCATTGTGATGCTTAA
- a CDS encoding virulence factor — translation MEIVKVEPTPSPNTMKIVLSQKREDQKSKTYTEVKEGQPAFINQILEIDEVKSVFHVLDFIAVDKMPKADWEKILPKVTEVINGENSETSTTPEPDIHFGEIKVELLKFKNIPYQIKLTSGQQELRQQLPDNFIQAMNTAQKPEDNVVFLRKWDALGIRYGNMEEVMKEVESEVLALYPDDVLDEYVKAAQATETFVPQKEYKHVTLETYQHTTDWKSRLRMLKSFPTPTQEDYPLLQAALHEEKVPLRREAVVLLSMIEDKNTLPYLYEGLNDKSPAVRRTAGDGLSDLGFKEALPEMEKALSDSQKIVRWRAAMFIFDEGGVEQLPSLKAHQNDEAYEVKLQIEMAIARIENGEEALGSVWKQIANRNNK, via the coding sequence ATGGAAATTGTTAAAGTAGAACCAACACCAAGTCCGAATACAATGAAAATTGTTTTATCGCAAAAACGTGAAGATCAAAAATCTAAAACATATACAGAGGTAAAAGAGGGCCAACCTGCATTTATAAATCAAATTTTAGAAATTGATGAGGTTAAATCAGTTTTTCATGTTCTAGATTTTATTGCTGTTGATAAAATGCCTAAAGCAGATTGGGAAAAAATTTTGCCAAAAGTCACTGAAGTCATTAACGGTGAAAATTCAGAGACATCTACAACACCTGAACCTGATATTCATTTTGGTGAAATTAAAGTAGAATTACTCAAATTTAAAAATATTCCTTATCAAATCAAATTGACCTCAGGACAACAAGAATTACGGCAACAGCTCCCTGATAACTTTATTCAAGCGATGAATACAGCCCAAAAACCAGAGGATAATGTTGTATTTTTGCGTAAATGGGACGCACTCGGAATTCGTTACGGAAACATGGAAGAGGTTATGAAAGAAGTTGAATCAGAAGTTCTCGCTTTATACCCAGATGATGTTTTAGATGAATATGTAAAAGCTGCACAAGCAACAGAAACATTCGTACCTCAAAAAGAATATAAACATGTTACACTAGAGACGTATCAACATACTACAGACTGGAAATCACGGTTACGTATGTTGAAATCATTTCCTACACCTACTCAGGAAGACTATCCACTATTACAAGCGGCATTACACGAAGAAAAGGTACCTTTGAGACGTGAAGCTGTTGTTTTATTAAGTATGATAGAAGATAAAAATACGCTACCTTATCTCTATGAAGGTTTAAATGATAAAAGTCCGGCAGTAAGACGAACTGCAGGAGATGGTCTTAGTGATTTAGGTTTTAAAGAGGCTTTACCTGAGATGGAAAAAGCACTCTCCGATTCACAAAAGATTGTACGTTGGCGTGCTGCGATGTTTATTTTCGATGAAGGTGGCGTTGAACAATTACCAAGTTTAAAAGCACATCAAAATGATGAAGCCTACGAGGTAAAGCTCCAAATTGAAATGGCTATTGCAAGAATCGAGAATGGTGAGGAAGCACTCGGAAGTGTGTGGAAACAAATTGCTAATCGCAATAATAAATAA
- a CDS encoding queuosine precursor transporter yields MFNEWLGLIAFLTTFLLMVLMFRVFGPQGLIVWVAIGTIIANIQVLKTVDLLSISATLGNVMFASIYLATDILNDIYGRKIAKRAVWMGFFSTIVMIILMQISLTFQPSEADISQHALDTIFGLVPRIALASIIAYIIGQYVDVFIFSCIKRIFSSDKTFFIRAYGSTMLSSIIDTGLFVMIAFFGGPLPNDVVFEIFVTTYVLKLISTIFNVPFGYWAKHLYRKGKIKSILQEDTR; encoded by the coding sequence ATGTTTAACGAATGGTTAGGCCTTATCGCATTTTTAACAACTTTTTTACTTATGGTCTTAATGTTTCGGGTATTTGGCCCTCAAGGATTAATAGTCTGGGTAGCGATTGGTACCATTATTGCGAATATTCAAGTTTTAAAAACAGTCGATTTATTGTCCATTTCAGCTACATTAGGAAATGTTATGTTTGCATCTATTTATTTAGCGACCGATATCTTAAATGATATTTATGGACGCAAAATAGCGAAACGGGCTGTATGGATGGGCTTCTTCTCAACAATAGTGATGATCATTTTGATGCAGATTTCTTTAACATTCCAACCGAGTGAAGCGGATATCTCACAACACGCTTTAGATACAATTTTTGGTTTAGTCCCAAGAATTGCGCTAGCCTCTATCATCGCCTATATTATCGGTCAATATGTAGACGTATTTATTTTTAGCTGTATAAAGCGGATTTTCAGTTCTGATAAAACGTTTTTCATTCGTGCCTATGGGAGCACAATGTTAAGTTCGATTATTGATACAGGTCTGTTTGTGATGATTGCATTTTTTGGGGGTCCCTTACCTAATGATGTCGTATTTGAAATTTTTGTAACGACGTATGTACTAAAATTAATCTCTACGATTTTTAATGTCCCTTTTGGATATTGGGCAAAACATCTTTATAGAAAAGGCAAAATTAAATCAATACTACAAGAAGACACTCGATAA
- a CDS encoding ribonuclease HI family protein: protein MAKIYFDAATKGNPGMSTYGVVIVDEQQRFQYSDVIGEKENHEAEWEALLVALNQAARLNITNALIYTDSKLIEDAVQRKFVKNIKYKNYLNQYLEISQQFELCFVKWVPREQNKEANMLAQTKLHQYSKQNKIQKKKRFT from the coding sequence ATGGCCAAAATTTATTTTGATGCTGCGACAAAAGGAAATCCAGGGATGAGTACATATGGCGTAGTCATCGTTGACGAACAGCAAAGATTTCAGTATTCCGATGTGATTGGCGAAAAAGAAAATCATGAGGCAGAATGGGAAGCCCTATTGGTCGCATTAAACCAAGCGGCTCGTCTGAATATAACGAATGCATTAATTTATACAGACTCAAAACTCATAGAAGATGCGGTACAACGTAAATTTGTAAAAAATATAAAATATAAAAACTACTTAAACCAATATCTCGAAATATCTCAACAATTTGAGCTATGCTTTGTAAAATGGGTCCCAAGGGAGCAAAATAAAGAAGCTAATATGCTTGCTCAAACAAAATTACATCAATATTCAAAACAAAATAAAATCCAAAAGAAGAAACGTTTCACATGA
- a CDS encoding zinc-finger domain-containing protein — translation MITESKKRAISQIDQLMNQYCEHCMIKTHIRKSQNKTQAHHFCISECSVGKQIQQLGNELQ, via the coding sequence GTGATTACGGAATCCAAAAAAAGAGCCATTTCACAGATTGATCAACTGATGAATCAATATTGTGAGCATTGTATGATTAAAACGCATATTCGTAAATCTCAAAATAAGACCCAAGCACATCATTTCTGTATTAGTGAATGTTCTGTTGGCAAACAAATACAACAATTAGGGAACGAATTACAATAG